A genome region from Musa acuminata AAA Group cultivar baxijiao chromosome BXJ3-5, Cavendish_Baxijiao_AAA, whole genome shotgun sequence includes the following:
- the LOC103983864 gene encoding uncharacterized protein At1g03900 yields the protein MAASSSSVVEEEEAFEHTLLVVREVSVYKIPPRSTSGGYKCGEWLQSDKIWSGRLRVVSCGDRCEIRLEDPGSGELFAACFVRLGQRENSVETVLDSSRYFVLKIEDGQGKHAFIGLGFNERNEAFDFNVALSDHEKYLRREHEKETSVDTDESHIEIHPAVNHRLKEGETIRINVKNKPASGGGMLSAAGLSAGASSKHTATTFLAPPPGGARKLRSPLPPPPNDPATARMTLGHNSGLNPPKDSARRPGDSLQDLSSIERSLPSTTGSGSTKSTASGWAAF from the exons ATGGCGGCATCCTCATCGTCGgtggtcgaggaggaggaggcgttcGAGCACACGCTGCTGGTGGTGCGGGAGGTGTCGGTGTACAAGATCCCGCCGCGTAGCACGAGCGGCGGGTACAAGTGCGGCGAGTGGCTGCAGTCCGACAAGATCTGGTCCGGCCGCCTCCGGGTGGTCTCTTGCGGAGACCGCTGCGAGATCCGGCTGGAGGACCCCGGCTCCGGGGAGCTCTTCGCTGCTTGCTTCGTCCGCCTCGGGCAGCGCGAGAACTCCGTCGAGACCGTGCTCGATTCGTCCCGCTACTTCGTGCTCAAGATCGAGGACGGCCAGGGCAAGCACGCCTTCATCGGCCTGGGGTTCAACGAGCGCAACGAGGCGTTTGACTTCAATGTGGCCCTCTCCGACCACGAGAAGTACCTGAGGAGGGAGCACGAGAAGGAAACCAGCGTCGACACTGATGAGAGCCACATCGAGATCCATCCCGCTGTCAATCATCGGTTGAAG GAAGGCGAAACCATTCGAATAAATGTGAAAAACAAACCTGCTAGTGGAGGTGGCATGCTTTCAGCTGCTGGCTTGTCTGCAGGAGCCTCTAGCAAACATACGGCAACAACATTTCTTGCACCTCCTCCTGGTGGAGCAAGAAAGTTAAGGTCTCCACTACCACCCCCACCTAATGATCCTGCCACTGCTAGGATGACCTTAGGTCACAATTCTGGACTGAACCCTCCCAAAGACTCTGCAAGGCGTCCTGGAGATTCTTTACAAGATCTTTCTTCTATTGAG AGAAGCCTGCCTTCGACGACTGGGTCAGGATCAACAAAGAGCACAGCATCTGGGTGGGCGGCATTTTGA
- the LOC135637612 gene encoding vacuolar protein sorting-associated protein 2 homolog 3-like: MNIFAKKPTAKESLRASKREMTTATRGIEREIGALQLEEKRLVAEIKRTAKTGNEAATKILARQLIRLRQQISNLQGSRAQMRGIATHTQAMHATTSVAAGMKGATKAMGAMNKQMAPAKQIKVMQEFQRQSAQMDMTSEMMSDSVDDVLDNEEAEDEIEDLTSQVLDEIGVDVASQLSSAPKGRIAGKNVGSAESSKVDELEERLAALKNP; the protein is encoded by the exons ATGAATATCTTCGCCAAGAAACCCACCGCCAAAG AGTCTCTCCGAGCAAGCAAGAGGGAGATGACGACCGCCACCAGAG GCATCGAGAGAGAAATTGGAGCGCTGCAATTGGAA GAAAAGAGGCTTGTTGCAGAGATAAAAAGGACTGCTAAAACTGGAAATGAG GCTGCGACTAAAATTTTAGCCCGTCAGCTTATCAGATTAAGGCAACAAATTTCAAATTTACAAGGTAGCCGAGCTCAGATGCGGGGTATAGCTACACACACACAA GCGATGCATGCCACCACTTCAGTGGCTGCAGGCATGAAAGGTGCAACCAAGGCAATGGGAGCAATGAATAAG CAAATGGCACCTGCAAAGCAGATCAAGGTTATGCAAGAGTTTCAAAGACAGTCGGCACAAATGGATATGACA AGTGAGATGATGTCAGACTCGGTCGATGATGTTTTGGACAATGAAGAGGCTGAAGATGAAATTGAGGATCTTACGAGTCAG GTTCTGGATGAAATTGGTGTTGATGTTGCATCACAG TTGTCATCTGCTCCAAAAGGAAGAATTGCGGGAAAGAATGTTGGAAGTGCTGAGAG TTCGAAGGTTGATGAACTCGAGGAAAGATTGGCGGCCCTTAAAAACCCATGA